From a region of the Salvelinus fontinalis isolate EN_2023a chromosome 13, ASM2944872v1, whole genome shotgun sequence genome:
- the LOC129867901 gene encoding transcription regulator protein BACH1-like codes for MSVSMSSLESPRSSQFTFESSVHSCHVLRCLDDQRRRDLLCDVTVVVEGTSFRAHRSVLASCSKYFTHRVSSHAGPGLVITLPQEVTASGFEPLLQFAYTSKLLFSKATVMEIRHCASILGFRDLDSACFDFLLPKFFSSSRASFQRKSCCKTRCRRQSPRAELSDIDTNKDDKGVRVVSDSPVEQDVGGAPCQSSRPTNGVTGCKSETHVPPPEVNSQSDAQTDYPLRCPKSCKFQLACGKDSVSLEVCSPETALDSPVVTEEGCPLPQSRSCLPCSCSGGCKEGPTVKISGENSSHCAQTNQAGHGEVEERKGEEDGEKREADGENVDKHERVGEVEERRREAEEASGVSCLRSPLMEVSSVSCERSPRLDEGTVGTTSHRCPLEEPGLGHQSPAGVEEGGCVLGGRGHHDGLDPAVSIPSQPNTEQEQGRRGQGEEERRESGWEERSSMETEGGELYWERGRESGWEERSSMETEVAEHLAHGLWSDLSSPPPSLLRDSLPETGPETGPETGPETGPETGPENIQGSSSTLNPRSMSPKLDWLYLTSSTGDCPFLHGLDRGMDMGMDSGTDREMDRGTGSGDAQLPGCEGSSQSEKSPCVSSLSSGDDGDSDGFDTEGDSESCSYSQKARELQLPFSVGQILALSRNDFQLTLRHQTLTREQLDFVHDVRRRSKNRTAARRCRKRKLDCIHNLECEIDKLRTEKDHLMSERTNLIQMKLKTWQSVSELCQGVCSESALSPEQLQVLASPYCPVSALIPPTDPASPGLEGLLQPLASLSACSSASEPLES; via the exons ATGTCCGTCTCCATGTCTAGTCTGGAGAGCCCGCGGTCCTCTCAGTTTACCTTTGAGTCCTCAGTGCACAGCTGCCACGTGCTGCGTTGCCTGGACGACCAGCGGAGGCGTGACCTGCTGTGTGACGTcacggtggtggtggaggggacgaGCTTCAGGGCCCATCGCTCTGTGCTGGCTTCCTGCAGCAAATATTTCACACACAGGGTCTCCTCCCACGCGGGCCCAGGGCTCGTCATCACCCTGCCTCAGGAG gtGACGGCGAGTGGCTTTGAGCCCCTGCTGCAGTTTGCCTACACATCCAAGCTGCTCTTCAGTAAAGCTACTGTCATGGAGATACGACACTGTGCCTCTATTCTGGGTTTCAGGGATCTGGACTCGGCCTGTTTCGACTTCCTGTTGCCCAAGTTCTTCAGCAGCAGTAGGGCCTCCTTCCAGAGGAAGTCCTGCTGTAAGACACGGTGCAGGAGACAGTCGCCCAGGGCGGAGCTGAGCGACATCGACACTAACAAGGATGACAAAGGGGTTCGGGTGGTTTCTGATTCGCCCGTTGAACAGGATGTGGGTGGAGCCCCATGCCAAAGCAGCCGACCAACAAATGGCGTGACAGGATGTAAAAGCGAAACCCACGTCCCTCCTCCTGAAGTCAACAGCCAATCAGACGCCCAGACTGACTATCCCCTGCGGTGCCCCAAGTCCTGTAAGTTCCAGCTGGCTTGTGGGAAGGACAGTGTGTCTCTGGAGGTCTGCAGCCCAGAAACAGCCCTTGATTCCCCAGTGGTCACCGAGGAGGGCTGCCCTCTGCCTCAGTCCCGGTCCTGTCTACCTTGCTCCTGTAGTGGGGGCTGTAAGGAGGGTCCTACAGTGaagatctctggagagaactcCTCCCATTGCGCACAGACTAACCAGGcaggacatggagaggttgaggagaggaaaggagaggaggatggggaaaagagagaggcagacGGGGAGAACGTAGACAAGCACGAGAGGGtaggagaggtggaagagaggaggagagaagcagaggagGCTTCTGGAGTCAGCTGCCTTAGATCTCCCCTCATGGAGGTTTCCAGTGTCAGCTGTGAACGGAGCCCACGGTTGGATGAGGGGACAGTGGGTACTACATCACACCGATGCCCCCTTGAGGAACCTGGGCTTGGCCATCAGAGCCCTGCAGGTGTGGAGGAAGGAGGTTGTGTTCTAGGTGGTAGAGGGCACCATGACGGGTTAGATCCAGCTGTCTCCATCCCTAGTCAGCCAAACACAGAACAGGAGCAGggaaggagaggacagggagaggaagagaggagagagagcggatGGGAAGAGAGGAGCAGCATGGAGACGGAG ggaggtgagttatactgggagagagggagagagagtggatgggAAGAGAGGAGCAGCATGGAGACGGAGGTGGCTGAACACTTGGCCCATGGTCTTTGGtcagacctctcctctcctcctccttccctcctccggGACTCGCTACCTGAGACTGGGCCGGAGACTGGGCCGGAGACTGGGCCGGAGACTGGGCCTGAGACTGGGCCTGAGAACATCCAGGGCAGCAGCTCCACCTTGAACCCCCGGAGCATGAGCCCCAAGTTGGACTGGCTGTACCTCACCTCCAGCACCGGGGACTGTCCTTTCCTCCATGGCCTGGACAGAGGGATGGACATGGGAATGGACAGTgggacagacagggagatggacagagggacagggtcaggggacGCCCAGCTGCCGGGCTGTGAGGGGTCATCCCAGTCAGAGAAGAGTCCCTGCGTGTCCTCTTTGAGCTCTGGGGATGATGGAGACTCAGACGGCTTCGATACGGAGGGAGACAGTGAGTCCTGTTCCTACAgccagaaggctagggag TTACAGCTGCCATTCTCTGTAGGTCAGATTTTGGCGTTGAGCAGGAATGACTTCCAGCTGACGTTGAGACACCAGACTCTGACCAGAGAACAGCTGGACTTTGTCCACGACGTCCGACGCAGGAGTAAGAACCGCACCGCAGCCCGGCGCTGTCGGAAGAGGAAGCTGGACTGTATACACAACCTGGAGTGTGAGATCGACAAACTG AGGACAGAGAAGGACCATCTCATGTCAGAGAGGACCAATCTGATCCAGATGAAACTGAAGACTTGGCAAAGTGTGTCTGAACTGTGTCAGGGGGTCTGCAGCGAGTCCGCCCTGAGTCCCGAACAACTCCAGGTCCTAGCCTCCCCATattgccctgtctctgctctcatCCCCCCCACAGACCCAGCCTCCCCTGGGTTAGAGGGACTACTACAGCCCCTGGCTTCTCTCTCGGCCTGCTCCTCAGCCTCAGAACCCCTAGAATCTTAG